One segment of Haliotis asinina isolate JCU_RB_2024 chromosome 12, JCU_Hal_asi_v2, whole genome shotgun sequence DNA contains the following:
- the LOC137258445 gene encoding monomeric sarcosine oxidase-like: MAATERQYFEYIVIGCGGIGSSALYWLSKRSSSVLGLEQFSLGHERGGSQDVSRIIRLTYHEERYTKLVPDTFKAWEQIERESGLQVVWMTGGLRLARKGQNDAMLEKYALEMDKNNIKYDRMSNQQLMARYPQFTVGPDIVALYQEQSGLVDAAMGNAVHIQLSRGNGVTILENCPATRLTRANNGNVIVHTTKGVFECRKVVVTSGGWLNKVLGTIGVHVPVTVTQEQVTYYATPHMKEFTKEKFPIFIFHCPRYNIYALPIHGNTGSKIGVDAQGNVVTADTRTFEPDPVRERICTELLQEICPKFLGPILQTKTCLYTMPPDRDFVVDTCVYKGWSDVIVCCGAGHAYKFASLLGKILSELAVDGRTQYDISPFNITRDAIQDPTFKPTFFMGSNIEAKL; this comes from the exons ATGGCCGCGACAGAGAGACAGTACTTTGAGTACATTGTCATTGGTTGTGGGGGCATCGGCAGCTCAGCTCTGTACTGGCTGTCGAAACGTTCCAGCTCAG TCCTTGGTCTCGAGCAGTTTTCTCTCGGTCATGAACGAGGAGGCTCACAGGACGTATCAAGGATCAT TCGCCTCACGTATCATGAAGAACGGTACACCAAACTCGTCCCGGACACCTTCAAGGC ATGGGAACAGATAGAGCGCGAGTCCGGCCTCCAGGTTGTATGGATGACCGGGGGTCTGAGGCTGGCCAGGAAGGGACAGAATGACGCCATGTTGGAGAAGTACGCTTTAGAAATGGACAAGAACAACATCAA ATACGACAGAATGTCAAACCAGCAGCTGATGGCCCGCTATCCCCAGTTCACAGTGGGTCCAGATATTGTGGCCTTGTACCAGGAGCAATCGGGTCTAGTGGACGCTGCCATGGGCAACGCTGTCCACATTCAGCTATCCAGGGGCAACGGGGTTACAATCTTGGAGAACTGTCCCGCTACCAGGTTGACTAGGGCCAACAACGGCAACGTCATA GTCCACACCACGAAGGGCGTGTTCGAGTGCCGGAAGGTGGTGGTGACGTCAGGAGGGTGGCTCAACAAGGTTCTGGGGACGATCGGCGTCCATGTCCCCGTCACCGTCACACAGGAGCAGGTGACGTACTACGCCACGCCGCACATGAAGGAGTTCACCAAGGAAAA GTTCCCCATCTTCATTTTTCACTGTCCCCGTTACAATATTTACGCCCTTCCCATCCATGGCAACACGGGGTCGAAGATTGGCGTCGATGCTCAAGGGAACGTGGTTACCGCCGACACGAGGACCTTTGAACCGGATCCTGTTCGAGAGCGGATCTGTACAGAGCTCTTGCAGGAGATTTGTCCCAAG TTCCTGGGACCAATCCTCCAGACCAAGACTTGTTTGTACACCATGCCCCCGGACAGAGACTTCGTGGTCGACACATGCGTATACAAGGGCTGGTCTGACGTCATCGTTTGTTGTGGAGCTggacatgcgtataa ATTTGCAAGTCTTCTTGGTAAGATCCTGAGCGAACTCGCCGTTGATGGACGAACCCAGTACGACATCAGTCCGTTCAACATCACCAGGGACGCCATCCAGGACCCAACCTTCAAACCAACGTTTTTTATGGGCAGTAACATAGAGGCAAAGCTATAA